A single genomic interval of Cucumis sativus cultivar 9930 chromosome 7, Cucumber_9930_V3, whole genome shotgun sequence harbors:
- the LOC101217287 gene encoding histone deacetylase 19 isoform X1: MDTGGNSLPSGADGVKRKVSYFYDPEIGNYYYGQGHPMKPHRIRMTHALLAHYGLLQHMQVFKPTLAKDKDLCRFHADDYVSFLRNITPETQQDQLRQLKRFNVGEDCPVFDGLYSFCQTYAGGSVGGAVKLNHNQCDIAVNWAGGLHHAKKCEASGFCYVNDIVLAILELLKQHERVLYVDIDIHHGDGVEEAFYTTDRVMTVSFHKFGDYFPGTGDIRDIGYGKGKYYSLNVPLDDGIDDESYHSLFKPIMGKVMEIFKPGAVVLQCGADSLSGDRLGCFNLSIKGHAECVKYMRSFNVPLLLLGGGGYTIRNVARCWCYETGVALGMDVDNKMPQHEYYEYFGPDYTLHVAPSNMENKNSRKILEDIRVNLLGYLSKLQHAPSVQFQERPPDTEFQEADEDDDNGDERWDEDSAMDIDCDRKQLPSRVKAESYDTEIKMEDVAETKGFERPATGTVLDMFDY; the protein is encoded by the exons ATGGACACTGGAGGCAATTCTCTTCCTTCTGGGGCTGATGGGGTGAAGAGAAAAGTGTCGTATTTCTATGACCCTGAGATTGGCAATTACTATTACGGTCAGGGTCATCCAATGAAGCCACACCGTATTAGGATGACCCATGCTCTTCTTGCTCACTATGGATTGCTTCAGCATATGCAGGTCTTTAAACCCACCCTTGCCAAGGACAAGGATCTTTGTCGTTTCCATGCTGATGACTACGTTTCATTCTTGAGAAATATTACGCCTGAGACTCAGCAGGATCAGCTAAGGCAGCTCAAGCGTTTTAATGTTGGTGAAGATTGTCCTGTGTTTGATGGTCTTTACTCTTTCTGCCAAACATATGCCGGTGGCTCAGTTGGTGGCGCTGTCAAATTAAACCACAACCAGTGTGACATTGCTGTTAATTGGGCTGGTGGCCTACACCATGCTAAGAAGTGCGAGGCTTCTGGATTTTGCTATGTCAATGATATTGTCTTGGCTATTTTAGAGCTTCTTAAACAGCATGAG cgTGTTTTGTATGTTGATATTGATATCCATCATGGAGATGGTGTAGAAGAGGCTTTTTATACCACTGACAGGGTCATGACAGTTTCGTTCCACAAATTTGGTGATTATTTTCCTGGTACTGGGGATATTCGTGATATCGGCTATGGCAAAGGGAAGTATTATTCCCTCAATGTTCCTTTGGATGATGGAATTGATGATGAAAGTTATCATTCTCTATTTAAACCTATAATGGGGAAGGTTATGGAAATCTTTAAGCCCGGTGCTGTAGTTCTTCAATGTGGTGCTGACTCTTTGTCTGGGGATAGGTTGGGATGTTTCAATCTTTCAATCAAAGGTCATGCTGAATGTGTTAAATATATGAGATCATTCAATGTTCCCCTTTTACTGCTTGGTGGCGGAGGCTATACTATTCGAAATGTCGCTCGATGCTGGTGCTACGag ACGGGAGTAGCTCTTGGAATGGACGTCGACAACAAAATGCCACAGCATGAGTACTATGAGTATTTTGGACCTGATTATACTCTACACGTTGCACCTAGTAatatggaaaacaaaaattcccGCAAAATATTGGAAGACATAAGAGTAAATCTTCTTGGTTATCTCTCAAAGCTTCAACATGCCCCCAGTGTTCAATTTCAAGAAAGGCCTCCTGATACTGAATTCCAAGAG GCGGACGAGGATGATGATAATGGAGACGAGAGATGGGATGAAGATTCTGCCATGGACATCGATTGTGACAG AAAGCAATTGCCGAGCCGGGTGAAAGCAGAAAGTTATGACACTGAAATTAAAATG GAAGATGTTGCTGAGACCAAAGGTTTCGAAAGACCAGCAACTGGAACG GTTCTTGATATGTTCGATTATTGA
- the LOC101217287 gene encoding histone deacetylase 19 isoform X2, with the protein MDTGGNSLPSGADGVKRKVSYFYDPEIGNYYYGQGHPMKPHRIRMTHALLAHYGLLQHMQVFKPTLAKDKDLCRFHADDYVSFLRNITPETQQDQLRQLKRFNVGEDCPVFDGLYSFCQTYAGGSVGGAVKLNHNQCDIAVNWAGGLHHAKKCEASGFCYVNDIVLAILELLKQHERVLYVDIDIHHGDGVEEAFYTTDRVMTVSFHKFGDYFPGTGDIRDIGYGKGKYYSLNVPLDDGIDDESYHSLFKPIMGKVMEIFKPGAVVLQCGADSLSGDRLGCFNLSIKGHAECVKYMRSFNVPLLLLGGGGYTIRNVARCWCYETGVALGMDVDNKMPQHEYYEYFGPDYTLHVAPSNMENKNSRKILEDIRVNLLGYLSKLQHAPSVQFQERPPDTEFQEADEDDDNGDERWDEDSAMDIDCDRKQLPSRVKAESYDTEIKMEDVAETKGFERPATGT; encoded by the exons ATGGACACTGGAGGCAATTCTCTTCCTTCTGGGGCTGATGGGGTGAAGAGAAAAGTGTCGTATTTCTATGACCCTGAGATTGGCAATTACTATTACGGTCAGGGTCATCCAATGAAGCCACACCGTATTAGGATGACCCATGCTCTTCTTGCTCACTATGGATTGCTTCAGCATATGCAGGTCTTTAAACCCACCCTTGCCAAGGACAAGGATCTTTGTCGTTTCCATGCTGATGACTACGTTTCATTCTTGAGAAATATTACGCCTGAGACTCAGCAGGATCAGCTAAGGCAGCTCAAGCGTTTTAATGTTGGTGAAGATTGTCCTGTGTTTGATGGTCTTTACTCTTTCTGCCAAACATATGCCGGTGGCTCAGTTGGTGGCGCTGTCAAATTAAACCACAACCAGTGTGACATTGCTGTTAATTGGGCTGGTGGCCTACACCATGCTAAGAAGTGCGAGGCTTCTGGATTTTGCTATGTCAATGATATTGTCTTGGCTATTTTAGAGCTTCTTAAACAGCATGAG cgTGTTTTGTATGTTGATATTGATATCCATCATGGAGATGGTGTAGAAGAGGCTTTTTATACCACTGACAGGGTCATGACAGTTTCGTTCCACAAATTTGGTGATTATTTTCCTGGTACTGGGGATATTCGTGATATCGGCTATGGCAAAGGGAAGTATTATTCCCTCAATGTTCCTTTGGATGATGGAATTGATGATGAAAGTTATCATTCTCTATTTAAACCTATAATGGGGAAGGTTATGGAAATCTTTAAGCCCGGTGCTGTAGTTCTTCAATGTGGTGCTGACTCTTTGTCTGGGGATAGGTTGGGATGTTTCAATCTTTCAATCAAAGGTCATGCTGAATGTGTTAAATATATGAGATCATTCAATGTTCCCCTTTTACTGCTTGGTGGCGGAGGCTATACTATTCGAAATGTCGCTCGATGCTGGTGCTACGag ACGGGAGTAGCTCTTGGAATGGACGTCGACAACAAAATGCCACAGCATGAGTACTATGAGTATTTTGGACCTGATTATACTCTACACGTTGCACCTAGTAatatggaaaacaaaaattcccGCAAAATATTGGAAGACATAAGAGTAAATCTTCTTGGTTATCTCTCAAAGCTTCAACATGCCCCCAGTGTTCAATTTCAAGAAAGGCCTCCTGATACTGAATTCCAAGAG GCGGACGAGGATGATGATAATGGAGACGAGAGATGGGATGAAGATTCTGCCATGGACATCGATTGTGACAG AAAGCAATTGCCGAGCCGGGTGAAAGCAGAAAGTTATGACACTGAAATTAAAATG GAAGATGTTGCTGAGACCAAAGGTTTCGAAAGACCAGCAACTGGAACG TGA
- the LOC101216809 gene encoding ankyrin repeat domain-containing protein 2B — MASSSSKELLSGSSDNKNAKSETSSSDNPPPQAASQRTNSPPQAAPQRTNSIFDDLPQDSPFDFSSMSDILNDPSIKSLAEQIAKDPSFNQMAEQLQQFQSPPAQEGIQFDPQQYFSTMQQVMQNPHFMSMAERLGSTLMQDPSMSRMFESFASPPDGDQLEERMAQIKEDPSLKPILEEIETGGLPSMMKYWNDKEVLQKLGKAMGLPVSAEAATSTDNAGVDDSEEPENEDESAVHHTASTGDVEGLKKALASGADKDEVDSEGRTALHFASGYGEVECAQVLLEAGAKVDALDTNKNTALHYAAGYGRKDCVALLLENGAAVTLTNMDGKTPIDVAKLNNQNEVLKLLEKDAFL, encoded by the exons ATGGCCTCGAGTAGTAGCAAAGAACTTCTGTCTG GTTCTTCGGACAACAAAAACGCTAAATCTGAAACATCCTCTTCAGACAATCCTCCTCCACAGGCAGCATCTCAAAGAACTAATTCTCCTCCTCAGGCAGCACCCCAAAGAACTAATTCTATATTTGATGACCTGCCTCAGGACAGTCCTTTTGATTTCTCATCCATGTCTGACATTCTTAAT GATCCTAGCATCAAATCATTAGCTGAACAGATAGCAAAAGATCCTTCATTCAACCAGATGGCTGAGCAGCTTCAACAATTTCAGAGTCCACCAGCTCAAGAAGGAATCCAGTTTGATCCTCAACAATACTTTTCTACCATGCAACAAGTCATGCAGAATCCTCATTTTATGTCTATGGCAGAGCGTCTTGGTAGCACACTAATGCAG GATCCATCTATGTCTCGCATGTTTGAGAGTTTTGCTAGTCCACCAGATGGTGATCAACTTGAGGAAAGAATGGCACAGATTAAAGAGGATCCTTCATTGAAGCCTATATTGGAAGAGATAGAGACTGGCGGTCTACCTTCCATGATGAA GTACTGGAATGATAAAGAAGTTTTACAGAAGTTGGGGAAAGCAATGGGCCTTCCAGTTTCAGCTGAGGCAGCTACGTCTACTGACAATGCTGGGGTTGATGATTCTGAAGAACCGGAGAATGAGGATGAATCAGCTGTTCATCATACTGCTAGTACTGGTGATGTTGAG GGATTAAAAAAGGCGCTTGCATCTGGTGCTGACAAGGATGAAGTTGATTCAGAAGGCAGGACGGCATTGCATTTTGCTAGTGGGTATGGTGAG GTTGAATGTGCTCAAGTTCTCCTTGAGGCTGGAGCGAAAGTGGATGCTTTGGACACGAATAAGAACACTGCCCTTCACTATGCAGCTGGTTATGGCCGAAAGGACTGTGTTGCACTTCTCCTGGAAAACGGCGCTGCTGT TACTCTCACAAACATGGATGGAAAGACTCCCATTGATGTTGCCAAGCTAAACAATCAGAATGAGGTGCTGAAGTTGCTTGAAAAGGATGCTTTCCTGTAA